Proteins co-encoded in one Kribbella qitaiheensis genomic window:
- the glpK gene encoding glycerol kinase GlpK: MADFVGAVDQGTTSTRFMIFDHSGNEVGKHQLEHEQILPQAGWVEHNPVEIWERTSSVIRTALNANGLHASDLAALGITNQRETAVVWNRKTGRPYYNAIVWQDTRTDRIASALEREGKGDVIRQKAGLPPATYFSAGKVQWILENVDGVREAAEAGDAVFGNTDSWLIWNLTGGTDGGSHITDVTNASRTMLMNLETLDWDDELISFFNIPRQMLPEIRPSSDPNTYGDTLTNGPLGGQVPLTGILGDQQAATVGQVCFKPGEAKNTYGTGNFMLLNTGTELVRSKAGLLSTVCYKFGDEDPVYALEGSIAVTGSAVQWLRDQLGIISGASETETLARQVEDNGGVYFVPAFSGLFAPYWRSDARGAIVGLSRFNTNAHLARATLEAICYQSKDVADAMEKDSGVKLDVLKVDGGVTANELCMQMQADILGVPVSKPVVAETTALGAAYAAGLATGFWKTKEELVQNWNEDKRWSPEWNDEQRAEGYKGWEKAVKRTLDWVDVD, encoded by the coding sequence ATGGCTGACTTCGTAGGTGCCGTCGACCAGGGCACCACGAGTACCCGCTTCATGATCTTCGACCACTCCGGTAACGAGGTGGGCAAGCACCAGCTCGAGCACGAGCAGATCCTGCCGCAGGCCGGCTGGGTCGAGCACAACCCGGTGGAGATCTGGGAGCGCACCAGCTCGGTGATCCGGACCGCGCTGAACGCCAACGGCCTGCATGCGAGCGACCTGGCGGCGCTCGGCATCACCAACCAGCGCGAGACGGCCGTGGTCTGGAACCGCAAGACCGGCCGGCCGTACTACAACGCGATCGTCTGGCAGGACACCCGGACCGACCGGATCGCCTCGGCGCTCGAACGCGAGGGCAAGGGCGACGTGATCCGGCAGAAGGCCGGCCTGCCGCCGGCGACGTACTTCTCGGCCGGCAAGGTGCAGTGGATCCTGGAGAACGTCGACGGGGTCCGCGAAGCGGCCGAGGCCGGTGACGCCGTCTTCGGCAACACCGACAGCTGGCTGATCTGGAACCTCACCGGTGGCACCGACGGTGGTTCGCACATCACCGACGTGACGAACGCCAGCCGGACCATGCTGATGAACCTGGAGACGCTCGACTGGGACGACGAGCTGATCTCGTTCTTCAACATCCCGCGCCAGATGCTGCCCGAGATCCGGCCGTCGTCGGACCCGAACACCTACGGCGACACCCTGACCAACGGCCCCCTCGGCGGTCAGGTGCCGCTGACGGGCATCCTCGGCGACCAGCAGGCGGCCACCGTCGGCCAGGTCTGCTTCAAGCCGGGCGAGGCGAAGAACACCTACGGGACCGGCAACTTCATGCTGCTGAACACCGGCACCGAGCTGGTGCGGTCGAAGGCCGGCCTGCTCAGCACGGTGTGCTACAAGTTCGGCGACGAGGACCCGGTCTACGCGCTGGAGGGATCCATCGCGGTGACGGGTTCCGCGGTCCAGTGGCTGCGGGACCAGCTCGGCATCATCTCCGGTGCCAGCGAGACCGAGACCCTGGCCCGTCAGGTCGAGGACAACGGCGGTGTGTACTTCGTACCGGCGTTCTCCGGTCTGTTCGCACCGTACTGGCGCTCCGACGCGCGTGGCGCGATCGTCGGGCTGTCCCGCTTCAACACGAACGCTCACCTCGCGCGCGCAACACTGGAAGCGATCTGCTACCAGAGCAAGGACGTGGCGGACGCGATGGAGAAGGACTCCGGCGTGAAGCTCGACGTACTGAAGGTGGACGGCGGCGTCACGGCGAACGAGCTGTGCATGCAGATGCAGGCCGACATCCTCGGTGTACCGGTGAGCAAGCCGGTCGTCGCGGAGACCACGGCGCTCGGGGCGGCGTACGCGGCCGGCCTGGCCACCGGGTTCTGGAAGACCAAGGAAGAGCTGGTCCAGAACTGGAACGAGGACAAGCGCTGGAGCCCGGAGTGGAACGACGAGCAGCGTGCCGAGGGGTACAAGGGCTGGGAGAAGGCCGTCAAGCGCACTCTTGACTGGGTCGACGTCGACTAG
- a CDS encoding glycerol-3-phosphate dehydrogenase/oxidase, which translates to MGAVALSPQARSEAIDAMADGRELDILVIGGGVVGTGSALDAATRGLTTGLLEARDFASGTSSRSSKLIHGGLRYLEMLDFRLVHEALQERGLLLQRLAPHLVKPVPFLYPLQHRWWERFYAGSGVALYDAMALSSGLGAGLPIHKHLTRRGAMRLAPSLKKSALVGALQYYDAQVDDARHTMELARTAASYGAHVANRVKVTGFLRQGERVTGVQAKDLESGREFEVRAKQVVNATGVWTDDTQAMVGERGQYHVRASKGIHLVVPKDRIQSSSGMILRTEKSVLFIIPWGRHWLIGTTDTDWSLDKAHPAATSKDIDYLLDHVNAVLVTPLTREDVEGVYAGLRPLLAGESESTSKLSREHVVAHAAPGLVVVAGGKYTTYRVMAKDAVDAAANALDGRVPKSVTKNTPLVGADGYHAMWNQRHLIARRSGLHVARIEHLLNRYGALIDEVLALVEKDPSLGEQLPGTQDYLKAEVVYGATNEGARHLDDVLARRTRISIEAWDRGVEAADAAARLMAPVLGWDEATIEREVSFYQQRVRSERDSQEQPDDESADKVRLGAPDIVSPV; encoded by the coding sequence GTGGGCGCAGTGGCTCTGTCACCGCAAGCGAGGTCCGAGGCCATCGACGCGATGGCGGACGGCCGGGAGCTGGACATCCTGGTGATCGGCGGTGGGGTGGTCGGCACCGGGTCGGCCCTCGACGCCGCGACCCGGGGCCTGACCACGGGGTTGCTGGAGGCTCGTGACTTCGCGAGTGGCACCTCCAGCAGGTCCAGCAAGCTGATCCACGGCGGCCTGCGCTACCTGGAGATGCTCGACTTCCGTCTGGTGCACGAGGCGCTGCAGGAGCGCGGTCTGCTGCTGCAGCGCCTGGCACCGCACCTGGTGAAGCCGGTGCCGTTCCTGTACCCACTGCAGCACCGGTGGTGGGAGCGGTTCTACGCCGGCTCGGGCGTCGCGCTGTACGACGCGATGGCGCTCAGCTCGGGGCTCGGCGCGGGTCTGCCGATCCACAAGCACCTGACCCGACGTGGCGCCATGCGGCTGGCGCCCAGCTTGAAGAAGTCCGCTCTGGTCGGAGCACTGCAGTACTACGACGCGCAAGTCGACGATGCTCGCCACACGATGGAGCTGGCCCGTACTGCGGCGTCGTACGGCGCGCACGTCGCGAACCGGGTCAAGGTGACCGGGTTCCTCCGGCAGGGTGAGCGCGTGACCGGGGTCCAGGCGAAGGATCTGGAGAGCGGCCGCGAGTTCGAAGTACGGGCCAAGCAGGTCGTGAACGCGACCGGGGTGTGGACCGATGACACCCAGGCGATGGTCGGCGAGCGCGGGCAGTACCACGTGCGCGCCTCGAAGGGCATCCACCTGGTCGTGCCGAAGGACCGGATCCAGTCCAGCAGCGGGATGATCCTGCGGACCGAGAAGTCCGTGCTGTTCATCATCCCGTGGGGCCGGCACTGGCTGATCGGCACCACCGACACCGACTGGAGCCTGGACAAGGCGCACCCGGCCGCGACCAGCAAGGACATCGACTACCTGCTCGACCACGTCAACGCGGTACTGGTGACGCCGTTGACGCGGGAAGACGTCGAAGGCGTGTACGCCGGGCTCCGACCCCTTCTGGCGGGGGAGTCGGAGAGTACGTCGAAGCTGTCCCGCGAGCACGTCGTCGCGCACGCGGCGCCCGGACTGGTTGTCGTTGCCGGTGGCAAGTACACGACGTACCGGGTGATGGCCAAGGACGCGGTCGACGCGGCCGCGAACGCGCTCGACGGGCGGGTGCCGAAGTCGGTCACCAAGAACACCCCACTGGTCGGCGCCGACGGGTACCACGCGATGTGGAACCAGCGGCACCTGATCGCGCGGCGGTCCGGGCTGCACGTGGCCCGGATCGAGCACCTGCTGAACCGGTACGGCGCACTGATCGACGAGGTGCTCGCGCTCGTCGAGAAGGATCCGTCGCTGGGGGAGCAGTTGCCCGGCACGCAGGACTACCTGAAGGCAGAGGTCGTGTACGGCGCCACGAACGAAGGCGCCCGCCACCTGGACGACGTACTGGCTCGTCGCACCCGGATCTCGATCGAGGCCTGGGACCGCGGCGTGGAAGCAGCGGACGCGGCCGCCCGCCTGATGGCCCCCGTCCTCGGCTGGGACGAGGCGACCATCGAACGCGAGGTCTCCTTCTACCAGCAACGCGTCCGGTCCGAACGCGACTCCCAGGAACAACCCGACGACGAATCCGCCGACAAGGTCCGCCTGGGCGCCCCCGACATCGTCTCCCCAGTCTGA
- a CDS encoding winged helix-turn-helix transcriptional regulator, with protein MRNTSFAGMHCSLAQSLEVMGDWWSPLVLRDLYLGLDRFDQLVTDLGISRNLLTDRLNTLMTAGLIARTPYQENPVRYAYELTEPGRELILILIALTAWGDRWATPPAGQPIRFTHTTCGEVTTPTICCSECGDPLTTETTTPSPGPGGRTAPGTALIATVMTH; from the coding sequence ATGCGGAACACGAGCTTCGCCGGGATGCACTGCTCACTCGCCCAGTCGCTGGAGGTGATGGGCGACTGGTGGAGCCCGTTGGTCCTCCGCGACCTCTACCTGGGCCTGGACCGGTTCGACCAACTCGTCACCGACCTGGGCATCTCGCGAAACCTGCTCACCGATCGGCTGAACACGCTGATGACGGCCGGCCTGATTGCGCGTACGCCGTACCAGGAGAACCCGGTCCGGTACGCCTACGAGCTAACCGAACCCGGCCGCGAACTGATCCTGATCCTGATCGCCCTCACCGCGTGGGGCGACCGCTGGGCAACCCCACCCGCCGGCCAGCCCATCCGCTTCACCCACACGACGTGCGGCGAGGTCACCACGCCGACCATCTGCTGCTCCGAATGCGGCGACCCCCTAACGACCGAAACCACCACCCCCTCCCCCGGCCCCGGCGGCCGCACCGCCCCCGGTACCGCCCTCATCGCCACCGTCATGACCCACTGA
- a CDS encoding nuclear transport factor 2 family protein — MYHRFVAGKVRQAFAEISAGNWEAMVAGMAPKFTYRFYGDHALSGERHTHEALRRWWERCFRLLPETRFEVRDVLVAGWPWHTKVATAVTVDVGLADGTRYQNVVHQFLTMRWGKITEVRTLEDTAVLERTLDRLAAAGIEEAHAAPITDEVPAAA; from the coding sequence GTGTACCACCGATTCGTGGCCGGCAAGGTGCGACAGGCGTTCGCGGAGATCAGCGCGGGCAACTGGGAGGCGATGGTGGCCGGCATGGCGCCGAAGTTCACCTACCGGTTCTACGGCGACCACGCGTTGTCCGGCGAGCGGCATACGCACGAGGCGCTTCGGCGCTGGTGGGAGCGCTGCTTCAGGTTGTTGCCGGAGACTCGTTTCGAGGTGCGGGACGTACTCGTGGCGGGGTGGCCCTGGCACACGAAGGTGGCGACCGCCGTCACCGTCGACGTCGGCCTGGCCGACGGGACGCGGTACCAGAATGTCGTGCACCAGTTCCTCACCATGCGCTGGGGCAAGATCACCGAGGTGCGGACGCTGGAGGACACCGCGGTGCTGGAGCGCACCCTGGACCGACTCGCCGCGGCCGGCATCGAAGAAGCTCACGCCGCCCCGATCACCGACGAGGTGCCGGCCGCCGCGTGA
- a CDS encoding IclR family transcriptional regulator yields the protein MPGSVQSIERAAAVLRLLAAAPNGLGVADLGNALGLAKATVHGIVRTLHQVGFVEQDHSGAHYHLSDAFGRLGETYLDPNELRSRAINWADSLASRSGEVVRVGRLVEGKVVVVHHVFRPDDSDQNLDVGTTLPPHACALGKAVLAFDAGGTAKPRKLDAYTTRTIIQPAKLLDELAAVRAKGWAGEFEEHTIELAGIAAPIRGLGGLVVGAVGLTGRIERICDSRLRHRTDLVTMVRATAEAIGRDLREER from the coding sequence ATGCCGGGCAGTGTGCAGTCCATCGAGCGGGCTGCGGCTGTGTTGCGACTTCTCGCGGCGGCACCGAACGGCCTGGGCGTCGCCGATCTCGGCAACGCGCTCGGACTTGCCAAGGCCACCGTGCACGGCATCGTCAGGACGCTGCATCAGGTCGGCTTCGTCGAGCAGGATCACAGCGGCGCGCACTACCACCTGAGCGACGCCTTCGGCCGGCTCGGTGAGACCTACCTCGATCCGAACGAGCTCCGCAGCCGCGCGATCAACTGGGCCGACTCGCTCGCCTCCCGCAGCGGCGAGGTCGTCCGCGTCGGCCGGCTGGTCGAGGGCAAGGTCGTCGTCGTCCACCACGTCTTCCGCCCCGACGACAGCGACCAGAACCTGGACGTCGGTACTACGTTGCCGCCGCACGCCTGCGCGCTCGGCAAGGCGGTCCTCGCGTTCGACGCCGGTGGGACCGCGAAGCCACGCAAGCTCGATGCCTACACGACCCGGACGATCATCCAGCCTGCCAAGTTGCTCGACGAGCTGGCCGCAGTACGGGCCAAAGGCTGGGCGGGTGAGTTCGAGGAGCACACCATCGAGCTGGCCGGGATCGCGGCGCCGATCCGCGGGCTCGGTGGCCTGGTGGTCGGTGCGGTCGGACTGACGGGCCGGATCGAGCGGATCTGCGACAGCCGGCTGCGGCACCGGACCGACCTGGTCACGATGGTCCGCGCCACCGCCGAGGCCATCGGCCGCGATCTCCGTGAGGAGCGCTGA
- a CDS encoding ABC transporter permease produces MLKLGLRSVLAHRLRFVLCTVAVLLGVAFVAGALIFTDTLSAALKKNFAGSSADITVTPVTALDTTPGTANAKPPTLSSGLADRIAAIQGVAGIDPQLLVGGVQIIGSDGKPTATYGVPIYAAGWPHNPLTAPFKLLDGNQPWGQTQLGLDQSTVNREGFQLGDKVKVITPARAVTATLTAITTPTLSGSSAGTPLVTFDPATAQLFLLGQPGWTSISVAVRPGQDPQEVSKAIATLAGPEVRVRTAAQVSTEGESALNDTFGGYSAVLLLFAALALFVGAFLIVNTFAMVVAQRSRELAMLRAIGASRGQVTGTVLAEALVIGAIGSTLGLLLGAGVAAGLQFSYQHLDLAIPSAALKISAATVIAAYIVGIGVTLAAAYPAARRAGKLPPVAAMRDDVTIPERSLLARLLVGGFMFLMAATLYAIAQSVRGLAGAILLSLGAALALLGVVLTSPLISRYAVRGLMSPFGRKAPVTLGRRNAERNPRRTSATASALMISLALISGLVVIASSAKASVDRSITDAIGTSELVVTNDGGDGFSGRIGDRISAVPGVSAVHRVRQMPAKVGARPFQLRGVDDGTLSGSITTKVESGSLDALKAGQAVLPRNVARTLDLTVGKTVQVITPSGKHQVTVGAVIEPNRQLNGIVVSLPKFTELGGASTDLTLYVEVAQGTDLAPVRIAVIGQLHDYPTLLVRDQQAYAQGERGPINAALAVVGMLLALAVLIAILGIVNTLALSVVERTREIGLLRAIGMDRPQLRRMLQVESIAISLLGALLGVLIGVLFGAAIQAVMVDDGLGVLDIPVLQLVIAVVVAAAVGVLAAVWPSRRAARLDVLRAIATE; encoded by the coding sequence ATGCTCAAGCTCGGCCTGCGGTCGGTGCTCGCCCACCGCCTCCGCTTCGTCCTGTGCACGGTCGCCGTTCTGCTCGGCGTCGCGTTCGTCGCCGGCGCCCTCATCTTCACCGACACCCTCTCGGCCGCCCTGAAGAAGAACTTCGCCGGCAGCTCGGCGGACATCACTGTCACACCGGTCACCGCACTCGACACGACACCCGGTACGGCGAACGCCAAGCCGCCGACCCTCAGTTCCGGCCTCGCCGACCGCATCGCCGCGATCCAGGGCGTGGCCGGCATCGACCCGCAGCTCCTCGTCGGCGGCGTCCAGATCATCGGCTCGGACGGCAAACCAACCGCCACGTACGGCGTACCGATCTATGCCGCCGGCTGGCCGCACAACCCGTTGACCGCCCCCTTCAAGCTGCTCGACGGCAACCAGCCCTGGGGCCAGACCCAGCTCGGCCTCGACCAGTCGACCGTCAACCGCGAGGGCTTCCAGCTCGGCGACAAGGTCAAGGTCATCACCCCCGCCCGAGCCGTGACGGCCACTCTCACCGCGATCACCACCCCGACCCTCTCCGGCTCGTCGGCAGGCACGCCACTCGTCACGTTCGACCCCGCGACCGCTCAGCTCTTCCTCCTCGGCCAACCCGGCTGGACCTCGATCAGCGTCGCGGTCCGTCCCGGTCAGGACCCGCAGGAGGTCAGCAAGGCGATCGCGACCCTGGCCGGCCCGGAGGTCCGCGTCCGCACCGCCGCTCAGGTCTCGACCGAAGGCGAGAGCGCCCTCAACGACACGTTCGGCGGCTACAGCGCAGTACTGCTCCTGTTCGCGGCCCTCGCCCTTTTCGTCGGCGCGTTCCTGATCGTGAACACCTTCGCGATGGTCGTCGCGCAACGCTCCCGCGAGCTCGCGATGCTGCGCGCGATCGGCGCCTCCCGCGGCCAGGTCACCGGCACCGTCCTCGCCGAGGCGCTCGTGATCGGCGCGATCGGCTCGACCCTCGGACTGCTCCTCGGCGCCGGAGTCGCCGCCGGGCTGCAGTTCTCGTACCAGCATCTCGACCTCGCGATCCCCAGCGCCGCCCTCAAGATCAGCGCGGCCACGGTCATCGCCGCCTACATCGTCGGCATCGGCGTCACCCTCGCCGCGGCGTACCCAGCAGCCCGCCGCGCGGGCAAGCTTCCCCCGGTCGCAGCCATGCGCGACGACGTCACCATCCCCGAACGCTCGCTGCTCGCCCGGCTCCTCGTCGGCGGATTCATGTTCCTGATGGCGGCCACCCTCTACGCCATCGCCCAGTCCGTCCGCGGCCTCGCCGGCGCCATCCTGCTGAGCCTCGGCGCCGCCCTCGCGCTGCTGGGCGTGGTGCTGACCAGCCCACTGATCAGCCGGTACGCCGTACGCGGGCTGATGTCGCCGTTCGGGCGCAAGGCGCCGGTCACGCTCGGCCGGCGCAATGCCGAGCGGAATCCCCGCCGGACCTCCGCGACGGCGTCCGCCCTGATGATCTCGCTCGCCCTGATCAGCGGTCTCGTCGTGATCGCCTCCTCGGCCAAGGCGTCCGTCGACCGCAGCATCACGGACGCGATCGGGACCTCCGAGCTGGTCGTCACCAACGACGGCGGCGACGGCTTCAGCGGCCGGATCGGCGACCGGATCAGCGCGGTACCGGGCGTTTCCGCCGTGCATCGGGTCCGGCAGATGCCCGCCAAGGTCGGCGCCAGGCCGTTCCAGCTCCGCGGTGTCGACGACGGCACGCTGAGCGGCTCGATCACCACGAAGGTCGAGTCCGGTTCGCTCGACGCGCTCAAGGCAGGCCAGGCGGTCCTCCCGCGCAACGTCGCCCGGACTCTCGACCTGACCGTCGGCAAGACCGTCCAGGTCATCACCCCCAGCGGCAAGCACCAGGTCACGGTCGGCGCCGTGATCGAACCGAACCGGCAGCTCAACGGCATCGTGGTCTCGCTGCCGAAGTTCACCGAGCTCGGCGGCGCCTCGACCGATCTCACCCTGTACGTCGAGGTTGCCCAAGGCACCGACCTCGCGCCGGTCCGGATCGCGGTGATCGGTCAGTTGCACGACTACCCGACCTTGCTGGTCCGGGATCAGCAGGCGTACGCACAAGGCGAGCGCGGACCGATCAACGCCGCCCTTGCCGTCGTCGGGATGCTGCTGGCACTCGCCGTACTGATCGCCATTCTCGGCATCGTGAACACGCTGGCGCTCTCGGTGGTCGAACGCACCCGGGAGATCGGCCTGCTCCGCGCGATCGGGATGGACCGGCCGCAACTGCGCCGGATGCTGCAGGTGGAATCGATCGCGATCAGCCTGCTCGGCGCTCTGCTCGGAGTCCTGATCGGCGTCCTGTTCGGGGCCGCGATCCAGGCGGTGATGGTCGACGACGGACTCGGCGTGCTCGACATCCCGGTGCTCCAACTCGTCATCGCGGTGGTGGTCGCGGCAGCCGTCGGAGTACTCGCTGCAGTCTGGCCGTCACGCCGCGCAGCGCGCCTGGACGTACTGCGGGCGATCGCCACCGAATGA
- a CDS encoding ABC transporter ATP-binding protein has product MDDVAGSNQPARAEAGPDVAIRTVAVGKSYGTGETRIDALADVGVDFGKGRFTAIMGPSGSGKSTLLHCLAGLDRPTSGQVLFGDLDLTRLPEKALTHLRRDRVGFVFQAFNLIPTLTALENITLPLDLANRKPDQAWLDTVIATIGLGDRLTHKPSELSGGQQQRVACARALVSRPDVVFADEPTGNLDSSSSADVLGFLHRSVRDFGQTVVMVTHDPSAAAYADRVLFLADGRLRSELLDPTAESVLDAMKQLEVG; this is encoded by the coding sequence GTGGATGATGTCGCCGGTTCGAACCAGCCCGCGCGCGCCGAGGCCGGCCCGGACGTGGCGATCAGGACCGTGGCGGTCGGCAAGAGTTACGGCACCGGGGAGACCCGGATCGACGCGCTGGCCGACGTCGGCGTCGACTTCGGCAAGGGCCGGTTCACGGCGATCATGGGCCCGTCCGGGTCCGGTAAGTCGACCTTGCTGCACTGCCTGGCAGGACTGGACCGGCCGACCAGTGGTCAGGTGCTGTTCGGCGATCTCGATCTGACCCGATTGCCCGAGAAGGCGCTCACCCACCTGCGCAGGGACCGGGTCGGATTCGTGTTCCAGGCGTTCAACCTGATCCCGACGCTGACCGCGCTGGAGAACATCACGCTCCCGCTCGACCTGGCCAACCGCAAACCCGACCAGGCCTGGCTCGACACCGTGATCGCGACCATCGGCCTCGGCGACCGGCTGACCCACAAGCCGTCCGAGCTGTCCGGCGGTCAGCAGCAGCGGGTCGCCTGCGCCCGGGCCCTCGTCTCCCGGCCCGATGTGGTCTTCGCCGACGAGCCGACCGGCAACCTCGATTCCAGTTCGTCCGCCGACGTGCTCGGATTCCTGCACCGCTCGGTCCGCGATTTCGGCCAGACGGTGGTGATGGTGACCCACGACCCCAGCGCCGCGGCGTACGCCGATCGGGTGCTGTTCCTCGCGGACGGCCGGTTGCGTTCGGAACTGCTGGACCCGACCGCCGAGTCGGTCCTGGATGCGATGAAGCAACTCGAGGTCGGCTGA
- a CDS encoding PKD domain-containing protein — translation MLAGTVAALLIAPMALVWSTLPAAAANLTATLVRTVSTANYNPPSPDPSGITYNSDRNTLLISDAEVDEVSIFRGVNLYETSLSGVLQDTGVTTSYTHEPAGIGYNPANKHVFLSDDDQARVYELAGGPDGRYGTSDDVRTTFSTAAFGGGDSEDVEFFPPTGEVFVLEGADTDIHRVSPGPDGLFNGVAPTGDDIDTEFDIGRYGVDDPEGIGFYPGRNTVLVVDSATETAYEFNRNMQLVNKINIAASNQVFAAGITVAPASNDPSRWDLYIVDRGVDNDTNPAENDGKLYEMSVQLPPIPNLAPVVSVGNDQPTHVGESLALQAVVRDDGLPTSATTVDWQQVSGPGTVTFGSPSSAQTSATFSAAGTYVVRAVGSDSALSGSDDLQVAVVAPGGALPLDTPVQRAFDDVEQRPTGYADWVGTTLNVPNAGTTTQTVGLRFDNLDVPQGATVTEAWVQFTSAGANSGTTAVQIYGIAENDTPAFTTSPTGVTSRPRTQAHATWNAAAWTGTGQAGTAQRTADLRVEAQEVLSRPGWRRGNALGFSLSGTGERRASSHDGPATPVLHLAYTVPGGNTAPVAAFTSSCTGLSCTFNGSGSSDAEGPIAGYAWNFGDSTTGTGAQPAHTYGAAGTYTVALTVTDGAGATNTVTHPVTVGGTSTGIAFHGAIGYNGNTTSPAFAVPSTVQAGDVLVLFATLNLTTATVTGPTGVTGWTSIVNVVSGSQRTMAWSKIASASDAGQAVRLTFDTYAKVSLQLTGYGGASLGTVGQRSDTTAVTAHVTPTANVSAAGSWLLSYWADKSSTTTNWTSPAGSVDRDERIGSGSGLIASLVADSGAPVPTGSAGGLTATTNAASRATMITIVLPPSG, via the coding sequence GTGCTTGCCGGCACCGTTGCCGCGCTCCTGATAGCGCCGATGGCGCTCGTCTGGTCGACGCTGCCGGCCGCGGCGGCGAATCTGACCGCCACCTTGGTCAGGACGGTGTCGACCGCGAACTACAACCCACCGTCACCAGACCCGTCGGGTATCACCTACAACAGTGACCGCAACACTTTGCTGATCTCGGACGCCGAGGTGGACGAGGTCAGCATCTTCCGCGGGGTCAATCTGTACGAGACCAGCCTGTCCGGCGTCCTACAGGACACCGGCGTCACGACTTCCTACACGCACGAGCCGGCCGGCATCGGCTACAACCCCGCCAACAAGCACGTCTTCCTGTCGGATGACGACCAGGCGCGGGTGTACGAGCTGGCAGGGGGTCCGGACGGGCGCTACGGGACGAGCGACGACGTCCGTACGACGTTCAGCACCGCTGCGTTCGGAGGTGGGGACTCCGAGGACGTGGAGTTCTTCCCACCGACCGGTGAGGTGTTCGTGCTGGAAGGCGCGGACACCGACATCCATCGGGTGTCACCCGGTCCCGATGGGCTCTTCAACGGCGTGGCGCCGACCGGCGACGACATCGACACCGAGTTCGACATCGGCCGCTACGGGGTGGACGACCCGGAAGGGATCGGCTTCTACCCCGGGCGCAACACCGTGCTGGTCGTCGACAGCGCTACGGAGACGGCGTACGAGTTCAACCGCAACATGCAGCTGGTGAACAAGATCAACATCGCGGCCTCGAACCAGGTCTTCGCGGCCGGCATCACCGTCGCACCCGCGAGCAACGACCCGTCGCGCTGGGATCTGTACATCGTCGACCGCGGCGTGGACAACGACACGAACCCGGCGGAGAACGACGGGAAGCTGTACGAGATGTCGGTCCAGCTGCCGCCGATACCGAATCTCGCCCCGGTCGTCTCGGTGGGCAATGATCAGCCAACGCATGTCGGCGAATCGCTTGCTCTGCAGGCCGTCGTACGAGATGACGGGCTGCCCACGTCGGCGACGACGGTCGACTGGCAGCAGGTGAGCGGCCCGGGAACAGTCACCTTCGGATCGCCGTCCTCGGCCCAAACCTCGGCGACCTTCAGTGCCGCAGGGACGTACGTCGTACGGGCTGTCGGTAGCGACTCCGCACTGTCCGGGTCCGACGATCTGCAGGTCGCTGTCGTCGCTCCGGGCGGGGCTCTTCCACTCGATACCCCGGTCCAGAGGGCGTTCGACGATGTCGAGCAGCGGCCCACGGGGTACGCGGATTGGGTCGGCACGACGCTGAACGTCCCGAATGCCGGTACGACGACGCAGACGGTGGGGCTCCGCTTCGACAACCTCGACGTGCCCCAGGGCGCAACGGTCACGGAGGCGTGGGTCCAATTCACCTCGGCAGGGGCGAACTCCGGCACGACCGCCGTACAGATCTACGGCATAGCGGAGAACGACACACCGGCCTTCACCACGTCTCCGACGGGTGTGACTTCGCGTCCACGGACGCAGGCACATGCCACCTGGAACGCGGCCGCGTGGACAGGAACAGGCCAGGCCGGTACTGCGCAGCGCACGGCCGATCTGCGCGTCGAGGCGCAGGAGGTGCTCAGCCGACCGGGTTGGCGGCGAGGGAACGCGTTGGGATTCTCCTTGAGCGGCACAGGGGAGCGCCGTGCGTCGTCGCACGACGGTCCTGCCACGCCGGTGCTGCACTTGGCGTACACGGTGCCGGGCGGCAACACCGCGCCGGTCGCCGCGTTCACGTCCAGCTGCACCGGCCTGTCGTGCACCTTCAACGGCTCGGGCTCGTCCGATGCCGAAGGCCCCATCGCCGGATATGCGTGGAACTTCGGCGACAGCACCACCGGTACAGGAGCCCAACCGGCTCATACCTACGGTGCAGCCGGCACCTACACCGTCGCGCTCACCGTGACTGACGGCGCCGGGGCGACAAACACGGTCACCCATCCGGTCACGGTGGGGGGAACGTCCACCGGGATCGCCTTCCACGGCGCAATCGGATACAACGGCAATACGACGAGCCCGGCGTTCGCAGTGCCGAGCACCGTGCAGGCGGGTGACGTGCTCGTGCTCTTCGCGACGCTGAACCTGACGACCGCGACAGTCACCGGACCGACAGGGGTGACCGGGTGGACCTCGATCGTCAACGTGGTGTCCGGCTCACAGCGGACGATGGCGTGGTCGAAGATCGCGTCGGCGAGTGATGCCGGCCAGGCAGTGCGCCTGACCTTCGACACCTACGCCAAGGTCTCCCTGCAATTGACGGGATATGGGGGTGCCTCGCTGGGCACGGTGGGCCAACGGTCCGACACCACCGCGGTGACCGCGCACGTGACGCCGACGGCGAACGTGAGTGCCGCTGGATCATGGTTGCTGTCCTACTGGGCGGACAAGTCGTCGACGACGACGAACTGGACCAGCCCGGCCGGTTCGGTGGACAGGGACGAGCGGATCGGATCCGGCAGCGGACTGATCGCATCACTCGTCGCGGACAGTGGAGCGCCGGTGCCCACCGGTAGCGCCGGCGGGCTGACAGCAACCACCAACGCGGCCAGTCGCGCGACCATGATCACCATCGTCCTCCCACCATCGGGGTGA